A stretch of the Clarias gariepinus isolate MV-2021 ecotype Netherlands chromosome 26, CGAR_prim_01v2, whole genome shotgun sequence genome encodes the following:
- the ubr5 gene encoding E3 ubiquitin-protein ligase UBR5 isoform X2, protein MTSIHFVVHPLPGTEDQLNDRLREVSEKLNKYNCNSHPQLNLLEQATLKQCVVGPNHAGFLLEDGRICRISFAVQPDRLELGKPDGNDGSKLSSGSGTGRTSRPGRTSDPPWFLSGSDTLGRLAGNTLGSRWSSGVGGGGGASGGSGGGGTGGGGSNSGGGGGASGGGGASSGRSSAAARDSRRQTRVIRTGRDRGSGLLGSQPQPVIPASVIPEELISQAQVVLQGKSRSVIIRELQRTNLDVNLAVNNLLSRDDEDGDDGDDTASESYLPGVRSLTEDLMSLLDADIHSAHPSVIIDADAMFSEDISYFGYPSFRRSSLSRLGSSRVLLLPLERENELMRERESVLRLRERRWLDGASFDAERGSTSRDGEPSLDKKSVPLQSPVSLGEELQWWPDKDGVRFVSIGAMFSELVAISSKGELYQWKWNEPEPYRNSQNPSVHHPRVSFLGLSNEKITLLSANSIRATVATESNKVATWVDDTLSSVACKLEHGAQTFPELQGERIVSLHCCSLYTCAQLETSLYWWGVVPFSQRKKMLEKARAKNKKPKSSAGIASIPNITVGTQVCLRNNPLYHAGAVAFSVNAGVPKVGVLLESVWNMNDSCRFQLRSPESLKNMEKSSKAQETKAEIKPEMVKTEMGPPPSPASTCSDTSSIASSASLPYKRRRSTPAPKEEEKVNEEQWPLREVVFVEDVKNVPVGKVLKVDGAYVAVKFPGTSSSVSSQSAAPTDSDPSSLLQDCRLLRIDELQVVKTGGTPKVPDCFQRTPKKLCIPEKAEILAVNVDSKGVHAVLKTGSWVRYCIFDLATGKAEQENHFPTSNLAFLGQSERNVAIFTAGQESPIILRDGNGTIYPMAKDCMGGIRDPDWLDLPPIASLGIGVHSLANLPNNSTIKKKAAVIIMAVEKQTLMQHVLRCDYEACRQYLVGLEQAVLLEQNPHALGALLGHRCDGNRNLLHACVSVCFPISNKETKEEEGQIKRLMMMMIKVYELVLSVVTLCCVTEAERSERNTFAERLSAVEAIANAISVVSSNSSGNRTGSSSNRGLRLREMMRRSLRAASMGRHESGPSSSDHQDPVSPPIAPPSWVPDPPPMDPESDIDFILAPAVSSLTTASSGPSQGPSTSTIPGPSSEASVVESKDRKANAHLILKLMCDSVVLRPHLRDLLSAKDARGMTPFMLAVSGRAYPAAITVLEAAQKIAKAESSIGDKDIVNSVFMEMICPAGTNPDDSPLYVLCCNDTCSFTWTGAEHINQDIFECRTCGLLESLCCCTECARVCHKGHDCKLKRTSPTAYCDCWEKCKCKTLIAGQKAARLDLLYRLLTTTNLVTSPNSRGEHILLFLVQTVARQSVEHCQYRPPRIREDRNRKAVNAEDSDMPDHDLEPPRFAQLALERVLQDWNALKCMIMFGSQENKDPLSASSRIAHLLPEEQMYLNQQSGTIRLDCFTHCLIVKCAPDLTFIDTLLGTLVKELQNKYTPGRRDEAICVTRRFLRSVARVFVILSVEMASSKKKNNFVPQPIGKCRRVFQALLPYAVEELCNVAESLIVPVRMGIARPTAPFTLASTSIDAVQGSEELFSVEPLPPRPSPDQSNNSSQSASSYIIRNPQPRRSSQSQTARGRDEEQDDIVSADVEEVEVVEGVAGEEDHHDDQEEQGEEPAEAEGQHDEHDEDGSDMELDLLAAAETESDSESNHSNQDNASGRRSVVTAATAGSEAGASSVPAFFSEDDSQSNDSSDSDSSSSQSDDADQETYLLDEPLERTTGSAHANSAAQAPRSMQWAVRTTPSQRPGGGAPTSSSTPAASSAGLIYIDPSNLRRSSAISTSAAAAAAALEASNSSSYLTSASSLARAYSIVIRQISDLMSLIPKYNHLVYSQYPAAVKLTYQDAVNLQNYVEEKLVPTWNWMVSIMDSTEAQLRYGSALSSAGDPGHPSHPLHASQHSGRRERMTAREEASLRTLEGRRRAATLLTARQGMMSARGDFLNYALSLMRSHNDEHSDVLPVLDVCSLKHVAYVFQALIYWIKAMNLQTTLDTSQMDRKRNRDPLELALDNEDSEHENDDDTNQSSTLQDKEEDPVPSETGQHHPFFRRSDSMTFLGCIPPNPFEVPVAEAIPLADQPHLLQPNARKEDLFGRPSQGLYSSSYMASKGLSELTVDMNCLQILPTKMSYSANMKNVMSMESRQRGGDEQQTITQDIDVSKPGPSPHDLAAQLKSSLLAEIGLTESEGPPLPTFIPHCSFMGMVISHDMLLGRWRLSLELFGRVFMEDVGAEPGSILTELGGFEVKESKFRREMEKLRNLQSRDLALEVDRDRDQLIQQTMRQLNTHFGRRCTSTPMAVHRVKVTFKDEPGEGSGVARSFYTAIAQAFLSNDKLPNLDCVQSVSKGMQASNLMQRLRNRDRERERRSGGLRAGSRRDRDRDSRRQLSIDTRPFRPASEGNPSDEPDPLPAHRQALGERLYPRVHAMQPAFASKITGMLLELSPAQLLLLLASEDSLRARVEEAMELLITHGRENGADSILDLGLLDAPEKAQENRKRHASTRSVVDMELDDTDDGDDNAPLFYQPGKRGFYSPRPGKNSEARLNCFRNIGRILGLCLLQNELCPITLNRHVIKVLLGRKVNWHDFAFFDPVMYESLRQLIRHSQSSEAEAVFAAMDLAFAIDLCKEEGSGQVELLAGGGSMPVTPQNVYEYVRKYAEHRMLVVAEQPLHAMRKGLLDVLPKNALEDLTAEDFRLLVNGCGEVNVQMLISFTSFNDESGENAEKLLQFKRWFWSIVEKMSMTERQDLVYFWTSSPSLPASEEGFQPMPSITIRPPDDQHLPTANTCISRLYVPLYSSKQILKQKLLLAIKTKNFGFV, encoded by the exons TACCGGCATCCGTCATTCCTGAGGAGCTCATCtctcag GCCCAAGTGGTCCTGCAAGGGAAATCGAGGAGCGTCATCATCCGCGAGCTGCAGCGCACCAACCTAGACGTCAACCTGGCCGTGAACAACCTGCTGAGCCGAGACGACGAAGATGGGGACGACGGCGATGACACGGCCAGCGAATCCTACCTACCTGGAG TGCGCTCTCTTACAGAAGACCTGATGTCGCTGCTGGATGCCGACATTCACTCAGCACACCCCAGCGTCATCATCGACGCAGACGCCATGTTCTCAGAGGACATCAGCTACTTCGGCTACCCGTCCTTCCGGCGCTCGTCGCTGTCACGCCTTGGCTCTTCACGAG TTCTCCTTCTTCCCCTAGAGCGCGAAAACGAACTGATGCGCGAGCGTGAGTCTGTGCTAAGGCTCCGCGAGAGGCGTTGGCTGGACGGTGCGTCCTTCGATGCAGAACGCGGCTCGACCAGCCGGGACGGAGAACCCAGCCTGGACAAGAAGAGCGTCCCCTTGCAGAGCCCCGTGTCTTTGGGAGAGGAGCTGCAGTGGTGGCCTGATAAG GACGGCGTGAGGTTTGTAAGCATCGGGGCAATGTTCTCCGAGCTCGTGGCCATCAGCTCCAAGGGTGAACTCTACCAGTGGAAGTGGAACGAACCAGAACCATACAGAAACTCACAA AATCCTTCAGTCCATCACCCTCGCGTGTCCTTTCTCGGCCTGAGCAATGAGAAGATCACGCTCTTGTCTGCTAACAGTATTCGGGCCACGGTGGCTACCGAGTCCAACAAG GTGGCGACGTGGGTGGATGACACGCTGAGTTCAGTAGCGTGTAAGCTGGAACACGGGGCTCAGACCTTCCCGGAGCTGCAGGGTGAACGCATCGTGTCTCTGCACTGCTGCTCTCTGTACACCTGCGCCCAGCTCGAGACCAGCCTCTACTGGTG GGGTGTCGTGCCTTTCAGTCAACGCAAAAAGATGCTTGAGAAGGCCAGGGCTAAGAACAAGAAGCCCAAATCCAGCGCTGGAATCGCCTCCATTCCCAACATTACAGTGGGCACTCAG GTGTGTTTGAGGAACAATCCCCTGTATCACGCAGGTGCCGTGGCCTTCTCTGTGAACGCCGGCGTCCCCAAGGTCGGTGTATTGCTCGAGTCCGTGTGGAATATGAACGACAGCTGTCGCTTTCAGTTACGATCTCCTGAAAGCCTGAAGAACATGGAGAAGAGCTCCAAGGCCCAAGAGACCAA ggCGGAAATCAAACCTGAAATGGTCAAAACCGAGATGGGTCCACCCCCGTCTCCGGCGTCCACGTGCAGCGATACGTCCTCCATCGCCAGCAGTGCCTCTCTgccttaca AACGGAGGCGCTCCACACCGGCGCCCAAAGAGGAGGAGAAGGTCAACGAAGAGCAGTGGCCTCTGCGCGAGGTCGTATTTGTGGAGGATGTTAAAAATGTCCCAGTAGGGAAG GTGCTAAAAGTCGATGGTGCATATGTTGCTGTGAAATTTCCAGGGACGTCGAGCAGCGTGAGCAGCCAGAGTGCAGCTCCCACTGACTCTGACCCGTCCTCACTCCTGCAGGACTGCAGGCTGCTCCGAATCGATGAGCTACAG GTTGTTAAAACTGGTGGAACTCCTAAAGTTCCAGACTGTTTTCAGCGCACACCTAAAAAACTTTGTATTCCAGAAAAGGCTGAAATTTTAGCTGTGAATGTTGACTCCAAAG GAGTCCATGCTGTTCTCAAAACAGGAAGTTGGGTCCGGTACTGTATTTTCGACTTGGCCACTGGTAAAGCCGAGCAAGAGAATCATTTCCCTACAAGTAACCTGGCCTTTCTGGGCCAAAGCGAGCGTAATGTGGCCATCTTCACTGCTGGCCAG GAGAGCCCCATCATCCTACGTGATGGCAACGGCACCATTTACCCCATGGCCAAAGACTGCATGGGTGGCATCCGAGACCCTGATTGGCTGGACCTTCCACCTATTGCTAGTTTGGGAATCGGAGTTCACTCACTCGCCAACCTGCCCAATAACTCCACAATCAAGAAGAAAGCTGCCGTCATCATCATGGCAGTAGAG AAGCAGACATTGATGCAGCACGTGTTGCGCTGCGATTACGAAGCGTGTCGGCAGTACCTGGTGGGTTTAGAGCAGGCCGTGCTCTTGGAACAGAACCCTCATGCACTTGGCGCTCTGCTCGGCCATCGGTGCGACGGAAACAGGAACCTCCTGCACGCCTGCGTCTCCGTCTGCTTTCCCATCAGCAACAAAGAGACCAAGGAGGAAGAAGGTCAGATTAAGagattaatgatgatgatgataaaagtGTATGAATTGGTTTTATCTGTCGTAACTCTGTGCTGTGTTACAGAAGCCGAACGTTCGGAAAGAAACACCTTTGCCGAGCGGCTATCTGCAGTCGAAGCCATCGCCAATGCCATTTCAGTGGTATCCAGCAATAGCTCTGGAAACAGGACCGGATCATCCAGCAATCGCGG ACTGCGTCTCCGAGAGATGATGAGGCGCTCTCTCCGAGCAGCCTCGATGGGCCGACACGAATCAGGCCCCTCCTCTAGTGACCACCAGGACCCGGTGTCACCACCCATCGCCCCGCCTAGCTGGGTGCCAGACCCTCCTCCCATGGATCCTG AGAGCGACATTGATTTCATCCTGGCCCCTGCAGTCAGTTCGCTCACCACGGCGTCATCCGGCCCCAGTCAGGGTCCGAGCACATCCACCATTCCGG GCCCGTCATCCGAAGCGTCCGTAGTGGAGAGCAAAGACCGCAAGGCCAACGCTCACCTGATCCTCAAGCTGATGTGCGACAGCGTTGTCCTGAGACCTCATCTACGGGACCTGCTCTCTGCAAA GGACGCTCGAGGCATGACTCCGTTCATGTTAGCCGTCAGTGGGAGGGCATACCCAGCAGCCATCACTGTCCTGGAGGCAGCCCAAAAAATAGCCAAGG CAGAGTCCAGTATCGGGGACAAGGACATCGTGAACTCCGTGTTTATGGAAATGATCTGTCCTGCCGGGACAAACCCTGACGACTCACCTCTCTACGTGCTTTGCTGTAACGACACTTGTAGCTTCACCTGGACCGGGGCTGAGCACATCAACCAG gACATCTTCGAGTGCAGGACATGTGGTCTGCTGGAGTCTCTGTGTTGCTGTACCGAGTGTGCCAGAGTTTGCCACAAAGGCCATGATTGCAA GCTTAAGAGAACCTCTCCCACTGCGTACTGTGACTGCTGGGAGAAGTGCAAGTGTAAAACCCTGATCGCTGGGCAGAAAGCAGCTCGTCTGGATCTGCTCTATAGGCTGCTGACCACCACCAACCTAGTGACCAGTCCCAACAGCAG GGGTGAGCACATCTTGCTGTTCCTGGTACAGACAGTCGCAAGGCAGAGCGTCGAGCACTGTCAGTACCGGCCGCCCCGTATCAGAGAGGACCGGAACCGCAAGGCTGTTAACGCagaag ACTCTGACATGCCGGATCATGACCTTGAGCCTCCACGCTTTGCCCAGCTGGCTCTGGAGCGTGTGCTGCAGGACTGGAACGCTCTTAAGTGCATGATAATGTTTGGCTCGCAGGAGAACAAAGATCC ACTGAGTGCGAGCAGCCGAATTGCTCATCTCTTGCCTGAGGAGCAGATGTACCTGAACCAGCAAAGTGGAACAATCAGGCTGGACTGCTTCACTCACTGCCTCATCGTCAAGTGTGCTCCAGACCTCACT TTTATCGACACACTACTGGGAACACTGGTAAAAGAACTGCAGAACAAATACACCCCGGGTCGCAGAGACGAGGCCATCTGTGTCACACGTCGCTTCCTGCGCTCTGTCGCCAGGGTTTTCGTCATCCTTAGCGTCGAGATGGCTTCATCCaagaagaaaaa CAACTTCGTCCCGCAGCCCATAGGGAAGTGCAGGCGTGTTTTCCAGGCCCTGCTGCCTTACGCCGTCGAGGAGTTGTGTAACGTCGCCGAGTCTCTGATCGTGCCGGTGCGCATGGGCATCGCCAGGCCGACGGCTCCATTTACGCTGGCCAGCACCAGCATCGACGCTGTACAGGGCAGCGAGGAGCTTTTCTCTGTGGAGCCGCTTCCCCCACGGCCATCACCGGATCAGTCCAACAA TTCCAGCCAGTCAGCTTCCTCTTACATCATCAGGAACCCTCAACCTCGGCGcagcagccaatcacagactgcACGTGGACGAGACGAGGAGCAGGACGACATTGTGTCTGCTGATGTCGAGGAG GTGGAGGTAGTGGAGGGAGTCGCAGGGGAGGAAGATCACCATGACGACCAGGAGGAGCAGGGGGAGGAGCCTGCAGAAGCTGAGGGACAACATGATGAGCACGACGAGGACG GAAGCGACATGGAGCTCGATCTGCTGGCTGCCGCAGAGACGGAGAGCGACAGTGAAAGTAACCACAGCAACCAGGACAATGCAAGCGGGCGCCGTAGTGTCGTCACGGCAGCGACGGCCGGTTCCGAAGCAG GTGCGAGCAGCGTGCCTGCCTTCTTCTCCGAGGACGACTCCCAGTCGAACGACTCGAGCGACTcagacagcagcagcagccagaGTGATGACGCAGATCAGGAGACGTACCTCCTGGATGAACCGCTCGAGAGGACCACGGGTTCCGCCCATGCCAACAGCGCCGCTCAGGCCCCACGCTCCATGCAGTGGGCGGTGCGCACCACTCCTAGCCAGCGCCCGGGCGGGGGCGCCCCCACCAGCTCCTCCACTCCTGCAG CGAGCTCCGCAGGCCTCATCTACATCGATCCGTCTAACCTGCGCCGCAGCAGCGCCATTAGCACCAGCGCAGCAGCCGCCGCCGCAGCCCTGGAGGCCAGCAACTCCAGCAGCTACCTGACGTCTGCCAGCAGCCTGGCACGAGCCTACAGTATCGTCATCCGCCAGATTTCTGACCTCATGAGCCTCATCCCCAAATACAACCACCTGGTTTACTCACAGTACCCCGCTGCCGTGAAACTCACCTATCAGGATGCAGTCAACCTACAG AACTATGTGGAGGAGAAGTTGGTCCCGACATGGAACTGGATGGTGTCCATCATGGACTCAACGGAGGCTCAGCTGCGCTATGGCTCGGCCCTGTCCTCTGCAGGAGACCCCGGACACCCGAGCCACCCGCTGCATGCCTCACAGCACTCCGGCCGCAGGGAGCGCATGACCGCACGTGAAGAGGCCAGCCTGCGAACGCTGGAGGGACGCAG gcgCGCAGCTACTTTGTTGACTGCTCGTCAAGGCATGATGTCAGCGCGCGGAGACTTTCTGAACTACGCGCTCTCCCTGATGCGCTCCCATAACGACGAGCACTCTGACGTCCTGCCCGTTTTGGATGTGTGCTCGCTGAAACACGTGGCCTACGTCTTCCAGGCTCTTATTTACTGGATTAAAGCCATGAACCTACAGACCACGCTGGACACTTCACAGATGGACAGGAAAAG GAACCGTGACCCATTGGAACTTGCGTTGGACAATGAGGACTCTGAGCATGAGAATGATGACGACACCAATCAGA GCTCCACCCTTCAAGATAAGGAGGAGGATCCTGTCCCTTCAGAAACCGGTCAGCACCACCCATTCTTCCGTCGCTCCGACTCCATGACCTTCCTCGGCTGCATTCCGCCAAATCCCTTCGAAGTCCCCGTGGCCGAGGCCATCCCTCTGGCTGACCAGCCTCACTTGCTACAG CCGAATGCTAGAAAGGAGGACCTGTTCGGGCGTCCGAGTCAGGGTCTTTACTCATCCTCCTACATGGCAAGCAAAGGTCTCTCAGAGCTCACTGTGGATATGAACTGCTTACAG ATTCTGCCCACCAAAATGTCCTATTCAGCCAATATGAAAAATGTCATGAGTATGGAGTCTCGGCAGAGGGGCGGAGACGAGCAGCAGACGATAACGCAGGACATAGACGTCTCGAAGCCCGGCCCCTCCCCCCATGACCTTGCCGCCCAGTTAAAGAGCAGCCTCCTCGCAGAGATCGGACTGACCGAGAGCGAAGGCCCACCCCTTCCTACTTTCAT TCCTCACTGTAGCTTCATGGGGATGGTGATCTCTCACGACATGCTGCTGGGCCGGTGGCGTCTCTCCCTCGAGCTCTTCGGCCGTGTCTTTATGGAGGATGTTGGGGCTGAACCTGGATCT ATCCTGACGGAGCTGGGTGGTTTCGAGGTGAAGGAGTCGAAGTTCCGACGGGAGATGGAGAAGCTGCGGAACCTGCAGTCTCGCGACCTGGCTCTGGAGGTCGACCGCGATCGCGACCAGCTTATCCAGCAGACCATGCGACAGCTCAACACGCACTTCGGGCGCCGTTGCACCAGCACGCCCATGGCTGTGCACCGCGTCAAGGTCACGTTCAAGGACGAGCCTGGCGAGGGCAGCGGCGTGGCACGCAGCTTCTACACAGCCATCGCGCAGGCGTTCCTGTCCAACGACAAACTGCCCAACCTCGACTGCGTACAGAGCGTCAGCAAGGGCATGCAGGCTAGCA aTTTGATGCAGCGCTTGAGAAACCGAGAccgggagagggagaggaggagtGGTGGCCTGAGGGCAGGATCCAGAAGAGACCGTGACAG GGACTCTCGCAGGCAGCTGTCCATTGACACCAGGCCGTTCCGTCCTGCCTCGGAGGGGAACCCGAGTGACGAGCCGGACCCGCTGCCTGCTCACAGGCAGGCTTTAGGGGAGCGTCTCTACCCTCGGGTCCATGCCATGCAGCCA gCGTTTGCCAGTAAAATCACAGGCATGTTGCTGGAGCTTTCACCTGCTCAGCTGCTGCTGCTCCTGGCCAGTGAGGATTCCCTCCGAGCTCGTGTAGAGGAGGCCATGGAGCTTCTCATCACACACGGGAG ggAAAACGGTGCCGACAGCATACTGGATCTCGGTCTTCTCGACGCTCCAGAGAAAGCACAG GAGAACAGGAAGAGACATGCTTCCACCCGCAGTGTGGTGGACATGGAGCTGGACGATACGGATGACGGCGACGATAACGCGCCCCTGTTTTACCAGCCTGGAAAGAGGGGCTTCTACTCCCCCCGGCCTGGGAAAAACTCTGAGGCCAGACTTAACTGCTTCCGCAACATCGGCAG AATACTCGGCTTGTGTCTGTTGCAGAATGAACTTTGCCCCATCACCCTGAACAGGCACGTCATCAAAGTGCTGCTGGGTAGAAAG GTGAACTGGCATGACTTTGCGTTTTTTGACCCGGTGATGTACGAGAGTTTGCGACAGCTCATCCGCCACTCGCAGTCGAGCGAGGCCGAGGCGGTGTTCGCTGCCATGGACCTCGCCTTCGCCATCGACTTGTGCAAGGAGGAAGGATCCGGACAG GTGGAGCTGTTGGCTGGCGGCGGCAGCATGCCCGTGACTCCTCAGAACGTGTACGAGTATGTGAGGAAGTACGCTGAACACAGGATGCTGGTTGTAGCAGAGCAGCCTCTGCAT gCCATGAGGAAGGGCCTCCTGGACGTGCTTCCTAAGAATGCTCTGGAGGACCTCACAGCCGAAGACTTCAGGCTACTCGTCAACGGCTGCGGCGAGGTCAACGTGCAGATGCTCATCAGCTTCACCTCCTTCAACGATGAATCTG GTGAAAACGCAGAGAAGTTGCTGCAGTTTAAACGCTGGTTTTGGTCCATTGTGGAGAAAATGAGCATGACTGAGAGGCAGGATCTG GTATATTTCTGGACGTCCAGCCCGTCCCTACCAGCCAGCGAAGAAGGTTTTCAGCCGATGCCGTCCATCACTATCAGGCCCCCGGACGACCAGCACCTCCCCACGGCCAACACGTGCATCTCGCGCCTCTACGTTCCGCTTTACTCCTCGAAACAGATCCTGAAACAGAAGCTTCTCCTCGCCATCAAGACCAAGAACTTCGGCTTTGTGTAG